Proteins encoded within one genomic window of Capra hircus breed San Clemente unplaced genomic scaffold, ASM170441v1, whole genome shotgun sequence:
- the LOC108634809 gene encoding uncharacterized protein LOC108634809: VRSGVSPPRIPADCHWLSTASSWDHVSPGLFCGGPADRTGRGKDGASRTEHGSPVVETGVCPTGRGFGSRCDVRKPWPLKRAHAGAAAVQREISSGSSCPSSEQRVPSGPLLLPCTRTLPNGPRNSLPQRSVLATTHLHGDGDGSVRPRQSPSSRVPGPCALAFTPGTVRSVGLCRTCPEPCGIVPDQGFGGKHPVPLPPRQVDPSPLDHQAGKSLHSLLKASTLKQSTSSSKHHWTITTERKETMTLQEAARVPVCEKRRSTLHDAIPFPGLIVQKLSHPKRGTAGYPSRVWDGGFPGGSVGNRPVPTQETRVSSPARDDPTCYRATKPIGLADGIRALDPGHCER, encoded by the exons GTACGCTCGGGCGTCTCTCCTCCCCGCATCCCAGCGGACTGCCACTGGCTCTCGACCGCGTCGTCCTGGGACCATGTGTCCCCTGGCCTTTTCTGCGG AGGCCCTGCAGATCGAACAGGCAGGGGCAAGGATGGGGCTTCCCGCACCGAGCACGGTTCCCCCGTCGTGGAAACAGGCGTCTGTCCCACCGGGCGGGGCTTCGGCTCTCGGTGCGATGTCCGCAAGCCGTGGCCGCTGAAACGTGCGCACGCTGGAGCCGCCGCCGTGCAGAGGGAGATCTCATCCGGCTCCTcgtgtccttccagtgagcag AGAGTCCCCTcaggtcccctgctcctcccatgcACGCGCACGCTCCCCAACGGTCCTAGGAACAGCCTGCCCCAGAGGAGCGTGCTGGCCACAACCCACCTCCACGGAGACGGAGACGGCAGTGTCCGTCCGCGTCAGTCACCCTCGTCCAGAGTCCCCGGGCCGTGTGCCCTCGCCTTCACGCCTGGCACCGTCCGTTCTGTAGGTTTGTGTCGAACCTGCCCGGAGCCCTGTGGCATCGTCCCGGATCAGGGGTTCGGTGGAAAACACCCTGTCCCCCTGCCTCCtcggcaggtggatccttcaccactggaccaccaggcagggaagtcccttcacagcCTTCTAAAAGCATCTACCCTGAAACAGTCCACGTCGTCCTCCAAACATCACTGGACCATCACGACGGAAAGGAAGGAAACGAT GACACTTCAAGAAGCAGCAAGAGTGCCGGTCTGTGAGAAACGAAGGTCAACCCTTCACGATGCAATCCCTTTTCCGGGCCTGATCGTTCAGAAACTCTCCCATCCCAAGCGGGGGACGGCAGGATATCCATCTCGAGTTTGGGACgggggcttccccggcggctccgTAGGAAACCGTCCCGTGCCcacgcaggaaacacgggtttcaTCCCCGGCCCGGgacgatcccacgtgctacagagcCACGAAGCCCATAGGCCTCGCCGACGGAAtccgtgctctagatcctggccaCTGCGAGCGCTGA